The following coding sequences are from one Bacteroides sp. window:
- a CDS encoding retropepsin-like aspartic protease has product MEIPVRIVEIDQLGYHLLIEGRVNDLKANVLIDTGASRTVIDLNRLNHFFKDPLTREYDKSCAGLGSGQITSYVTVLHSLQLGHKVMKDVEIVAIDLASINTNYAIYDLPRIDMVLGSDLLLKMDACIDYRARKLSLRT; this is encoded by the coding sequence ATGGAAATACCTGTAAGAATTGTAGAAATTGATCAATTGGGTTATCATCTGCTTATTGAAGGCCGAGTGAATGATCTCAAGGCCAATGTCCTGATCGACACCGGAGCTTCGCGGACGGTGATCGACCTGAACCGCCTGAATCATTTTTTTAAAGACCCCCTTACGCGCGAATACGATAAGTCGTGTGCCGGTTTGGGTAGCGGTCAGATCACATCCTATGTGACCGTGCTCCATAGCCTGCAATTGGGCCATAAAGTCATGAAGGATGTTGAAATTGTTGCCATCGACCTGGCTTCCATCAATACGAATTATGCCATTTACGATCTTCCTCGTATAGATATGGTACTGGGCAGTGATTTGTTGCTGAAAATGGACGCCTGCATCGATTACAGGGCAAGGAAACTAAGCCTTCGAACCTGA